The genomic window AAAAACCTGTCTGTCACAACTACAGCTGAGTCAGCACAAACCTGTCTGTCACAACTACAGCTGAGCAGCAAAAACCTGTCTGTCAAAACTACAGCTAAGTCAGCAAAAACCTGTCTGTCAAAACTATAGCTGAGTCAGCAAAAACCTGTCTGTCACAACTACAGCTGAGTCAGCACAAACCTGTCTGTCACAACTACAGCTGAGCAGCAAAAACCTGTCTGTCAAAACTACAGCTAAGTCATCACAACTTCTTCAGGAtccgtgtttgtttttcagaggaTTTGATGTTGGAAACCATTTCTGTGAATGGATGTACGACTACAATTCACAAATACATATAATGAGAATAtataagtattcacatttaagaagctgaaaatgacagaaagtagaaaatattcatattgaagaagctgaaaaatgacagaaagtagaaaatattcacatttaataattaaaaactgagcgaaagcagaaaatgttcacatttaagaagctgaaaaatgacaaagtagaaaatattcacgtttaagaagctgaaaaatgacagaaagtagaaaatattcacatttaagaagctgaaaaatgacagaaagtagaaaatattcacatttaagaagctgaaaaatgacagaaggtagaaaatattcacatttaagaagctgaaaaattacagaaagtagaaaacattcacattaaagaagctaaaaaatgacagaaagaagactatattcacgtttaagaaactgtaaaatgacagaaagtagaacatattcacatttgagaaactaaaaaatgacagaaagtagaaaatattcacattaaaaaaccAGAAgtaaaaattacagaaagacagaaagtagaaaatattcacatttaagtagacagaaagaagaaaatattcacatttaagaagctgaaaaatgacagaaagtagaaaatattcacatttaagaagttgaaaaattacagaaattagaacatattcatatttaagctgaaaaatgacagaaagtagaaaatattcatgtttaagaagctgaaaaatgacagaaagtagaaaatattcacctttaagaagctgaaaatgacagaaagtagaaaatattcacatttaagaagctgaaaaatttagaaagtagaaaatattcacatttaagaagctgaaaatgacagaaagtagaaaatattcacatttaagaagctgaaaaatgacagaaagtagaaaatattcacatttaagaagctgaaaatgacagaaagtagaaaatattcacatttaagaagctgaaaaatgacagaaagtagaaaatattcacatttaagaagctgaaaaatggatccgtgtttgtttttcagaggaTTCGATGTTGGAAACCATTTCTGTGAATGGATGTACGACTACAATTGTGATGAGTTTCCATATTTCAGAGTCAACACTGAGGCGTTTCCTGCAAAGACACAGCAGGTGAGcgtgatgacatcacaacaaacataataaatattgttgtgttgttgttgttgttgttgttgtgaaccCGTGTCGTCTATGTGTAGCTTCACTTCATCGAACATTACCTGCGCGAGTTTGATGGCGACTTTGAGGAGCTGAGCGAAGAGGAACAGACGAAGCTGAAGCAGGAAATGTACCTGGAGGTCAACAGGTGAGGTCACAGGGTCAACGGTCACTAATCaacaaataagcaaacaaaaaaggaaaacacaagcGTCTCTTTGTGCTCGTAGATTCTCGCTGGCCTCTCACTTCTTCTGGGGCCTGTGGTCCATCGTCCAGGCTCAGCTCTCCACCATCCAGTTTGGATATTTGGTCAGTAAacgtttgtttttcatctccTGTCAATCAACACGTcagaggatgatgatgtcatcgtcTTTGTCGCAGGATTACGCTCTGGCCAGATTTGACGCATATTtccagcagaagaagaaaatctgGACGGTTTAACAGACGATGGATCCAACGTCAACACTGTGCATCGCTTCACTTCCTGCTCCGAGAGAacatgctgccacctgctggtgacCTTCCAACCCAAGTCCAAACCCTGAAAATGTGGCCGTGATGCTTAACATTTGTCCCACAATGCTTTGCGGCACTGAGTTGATGCCGTGTAAAAAACTAACTTCATCACCGCTGGGTTAAAGTGAATCAGGAGAAGGCGGAGTTTGGTGCCACTGATGTGGCTCCACCTTGTTACTAAAGGGCCGACGCCCTCGCTGCTGCGTTTACGACATGTTCTTAAATTCAGACACGGCGTCTTCACGacattcagtttatttttgaaacaatCGTATTCTCCATGCGTTCTATTTGAGCTTAACGTAGACGATGAACTTTCATCGCGTTTTAATTTGTTCACTGTTTCACTGATCAGCTGTTTTTCC from Solea senegalensis isolate Sse05_10M unplaced genomic scaffold, IFAPA_SoseM_1 scf7180000017685, whole genome shotgun sequence includes these protein-coding regions:
- the LOC122764818 gene encoding choline kinase alpha-like, with the protein product HRHRHTHTHSSPLASRVKWIWFLFRSLLDSTHSPVVFCHNDCQEGNILLLKNQNKLMLIDFEYSSYNYRGFDVGNHFCEWMYDYNCDEFPYFRVNTEAFPAKTQQLHFIEHYLREFDGDFEELSEEEQTKLKQEMYLEVNRFSLASHFFWGLWSIVQAQLSTIQFGYLDYALARFDAYFQQKKKIWTV